The region CATAAGCGCACTGAATTATAAGCGAACAGCGTTATTTATAATTCCACGCGTTCACTTTTAGTGCCTTGACGCATGTCAATAACGACAATATCAGCCCGCGCCAGGGGCGTCGATGACGGCCATGGTGATGCGCGAGATGCAGCACAGTTTGCCGTCATCGTCGACGATGCGGATTTCCCAGACCTGGCTCGTGCGCCCCCGGTGGATGGGCGTGGCGCGCCCCGTCACCTGGCCGCCGCGCACGCCGCGCACGTGGTTGGCGTTGATTTCCTGTCCCACGCTCACCTGCCGGCGCCCGTCGAGGCAGGCATTCG is a window of Janthinobacterium sp. 1_2014MBL_MicDiv DNA encoding:
- a CDS encoding hotdog fold thioesterase gives rise to the protein MEIWHAALDLASLNAASEGTAMRHLGIVFTAFGPDWIEATMPVDHRTMQPFKLLHGGASVLLAETLGSMAANACLDGRRQVSVGQEINANHVRGVRGGQVTGRATPIHRGRTSQVWEIRIVDDDGKLCCISRITMAVIDAPGAG